The DNA sequence GAGTTAGCGCAGCAGCTGGGCATCGGTGGCTGGGTTAAAAACACGAAGAAAGGCACCATCGTTGGGAAACTACAGGGGACGAAAGCGCAACTAGACCACATGTAAGATTGTGAGAACTGTTTCAAATTAACTCATGATACCCGGCCTTGTCTCACTATAATATTATCTAATGTCCCAAAACACATAATTAAATGGAAACAAGGACCTTTGTTCAAATAACTAATGCGCCATCTAGTCTACTGTTGAGTTACACTAGAAACTAGTAAAAGCTCCTGAAGACGCATCGAAAGCTAAAAAGTTtatataaaagtaattaaattacgTGCTATCATATGACGCTTAAGCCAACAAACTATAAACCACTTAGATTCATTAATTTATACATAGACTATCAATTAACAATAGGCCTGCTCAATGGAAAATGGCAGGTATCCCTGTGATCCGCCTAACAATATACTATCAGTTCATTGATGctaaaaatctatattttatattatttatacctattctatattttattagtggtaggacctcttgtgagtccgcacgggtaggtaccaccgccccgcctatttctgccgtgaagcagtaatgcgtttcggtttgaagggtgcggcagtcgttgtaactatacttatatctcaaggtgtgtggcgcatttacgttgtagatgtctatgggttccagtaaccacttaacaccaggtgggctgtgagctcgtccacgcatctaggcaataaaaaaaaagactaagaTTTGACGATGGTCAGTCATTAACATTCTAAAATTCCTGATAAATCTCTATATAAAAGTCGATGTgtgtaatatatgtatgtttaagtATTCCTTATAGACTCCGAAACGATTGAATCAATTtcgatgtacatatttatttatttattgcatagattggttgacaagctcacggcccaactggtaTGGGCTGTAAGTAATCacattaagtggctaccggagcccatagacatctacaacgcaaatgccaccacccaccttgagatatgagttctaaggtctcagtatagttacaacggctgtacggcgaaacgcattactgcttgataCCAGTAACACTTTCAGGAAGGCGTCAGATTAGCCTAGAAAGCGGCAAAGCAAAATGAGTTGAGGTTATCATATAGTATATCATCTTATGTCTTTCGGTTGACAATTATTAATCAGTTGTCTTGTCTTTTTATCACTTTAAAGAATATTGGAAGTCAACCAAAATTCTATCATCAATGATGCGGAAATTCTAATTATGACTGGCAGTTTCATGTCAATCAACGAGCGAACCTAATTAAAAACCGAACAAGAATTAGGTATCTCTCGTATTTGGCGTCTTCTTGCAAATTGATTATTGTTTATATAGACGTCCTGGGTACATaaccataaattaaaattaataaaccagTAGAATGCGTTGGGTCTCATcattcattctcctgcccttcccagtcacctggggtcggcgcaacaagttttctccttccatactcctctatcatatacaatgGTCCAAGAATtgtcttcgctcactcccctcttacacatatcgtctttcacgcaatccatcaatttcttctttgGTCTAACTCTTCCTCCAATGCGTTGTGTCTATgattaaaaatcaattaaaaaatgggttcaataaaaatagtaatggAATATAAACCAACGAtttattgaataattatttatgGTCTGCCTATTTTTTGTCCCCATTTCCGGAACTACTGATTGGAATTTCAGGTATTTTTCACAGGTAGAAATAGATTGAAAATGTGAATATTAAAATGATCTCTTTCACCTGTttcaaataccttttttttaaggctggggaatccatttactgATATCCGGTCGAGGTGAGTAACGGATCaggagaggaagaaggggagtagagaaggaccgaggtcctccacctcccccaatttctcacaggagactacgccttgaaataggcgcgcgaggcacttgccccgcagaaccgactaccgacctgtgtgcttagtgcgagttttttaacgttctcgatggcgtaaaagttaagccaattttgtatgcagttggaacagcgcccctagcggcaaacgtacgcaagcgatcccatttcatacaaatatgactaacttttacgctatcgaaaacgttaaaaagcgCGCACTGTTTCAAATACCTAATACGCATTGGCAGCACGCGATAttgtaaaaatatgttttaccaaagaaatatattcaaaattagTTTAAcagtttaatttcgcgttttttacGTAGGTACATTACatcaaacattaattaattgttattaaatatatcaGTCGACGAAACTGTATAAAGTATtcgatacataaaaaaaaacgcaataaaTAATTCGTAAGAAGCTTAATTTTCTCCACGATTCGAATCGCAGTGCTCATCAAAATTTCATTAGACGAACGACAATTtcatccttttttattttaccgaAAAACAACTaccgaaccaaacgaatataaCTATCTACACCGGGTTGAACATGTAATAATGTCCTTTGATTCCAGGATCAACTGGTTAAGTACAACGGGCTCTCCAGGGTGCAAGATAGAGAAATGCGACCTCACAAACTGGGAGTACGTGGCTAGAATAGCGTACACTGATTTCAGTATACGATTCTGACTGATAACAATGAATGTCAAAAATATGAGGTGCTTGTTTTAAATGCTATcaaaataaatgtgattttaCTTAATTTAGTTTCTTTgcgtttctttattattttcattaattactattctattatattgtttttcttcCTCGACTTGTGTCGGCTTTGATAAATATCCCGTCCCGTTTCCACAGGAAAAAAGATATCAATACCCCAAAATTTTAatgagattttattttaaaaaagaaaaaaaagaatagaaaatGACTAAATGATGGAGAGAACCCCAGCGTGTGTTACTATAGTGTTATTGGGGTTTCTCTCTGTAAAAAGTTTATGTAATTTACCTATATATCCTGGTCCTTCTGATCTGactaaataacaaaacattaattCCCTTATTTCTTCCGTTGACCACTTTCGTCTCCTGTTATCGCTAACACTGTTATTTGTGGTCGTTGTAGATGAACCGACAGAGCGTGTGGGCAAAGCCCTACTCTGCAAAgtgtataattatttaaaatcatattaattatacaatatttacttttttatttattaaaaatacaatttttaaaaacactaaaaaatagattggcgctgatggcggtgtctacgacacaggCCACTTGTGGTTAGGACttcagagtgagaaacctccgcACAATACGCAccgtatcgaggataactgccttCTGTATCAGGCCCCTAACCCAGCTGCATAATGAAAGTTTCATAAGGTGTTGaccgaaacttttcgctatcaaaccgtgtaccgacacaactattggaacaatgatagttgaatcaacatgccacatggcggtagtctcgtggaccaggtctaaatattttattgatttgtccttttctgccttcacgaggttctcgtcgtgAGGGTTGGTGATATCAACCAAAACTGCTCGACGTCCAAACCTATCTATTATCACAACATTTGGCTTATTGGCAACAATAGATCTATCCATGgtaatagatcggtcccagtagagcgtaacatgaccatttTCGAGAAGTGGTTGACGTTGGTATTGataataaggtacagcagaatcaagaaaaccatattacAGAGAAAGTTGTTGATGGGTAATTCTACTTGGTTTGGCTTGGCCACTTGGCTATGTCTATGTAAGTATTCGCCATTAGCAAAACGAGAACAGCTAGAATCAATATGTCTAACAGACTCTCCCGAACGGTGGCATGCTCGACAAATGTTaaccgtcccatcctttagtatatatttctgATAGTTGTTGGTCATGATAGCTTTGTCCATAATTAGAAAAATGAAACCTTCAGTTTTCCCAAAGAGGCTATTGAATCGTAACCAGGCCGCAGAAGCTAATTGTTCCATATTTTCTTAATTACATATAATTACAGGGTATTAATACATACAGGCAAGCACAGAAATTATGAATTCcattaaaagtatttaaataccgtcaattttactggtggtagggacctcttgtgagtccgcgcgggtaggtaccaccaccctgcctgtttctggcgtgaagcagtaatgcgtctcggtttgaatgctggagcagccgttgtaactatacttagaccttagaactttcttaaatttcaaggtgggtagcgcatttacgtggtagatatctacgggctccagtatccacttaacaccaggtgggctgtgagcttgtctacacatctaagcaataaaaaaagtcacggTGGGTGGCAGAATTCAACTAGGTAATGATATTTAAAGATCCCGAACCTAACCGCCGAACAGGAGGTAAAACCCACCTATTGAAAGTAAACAATTATCGAATTCTCCTTTTCATTGAAATTGTCGATAAATTTCTTCCTCCATGTTGGTCATCACTATCGTTCATGAACACGAGCAGTAGTTAGGATCGCTCGCTACCACTGTCAAGCTCCCCAAACAACGTAAGAGACAAGCACCCAACGCGTAGAAGGCTTGTTCGAAATATGCCACAGCACTATTCCATATATCGAATGGAAAAAtagcatgaaaataaaaatatccaaaattatttcacaatcagtttattattgcataatctgcagataaaattatgtacaaaaacaATCAGCCCTGCAAATCTAGTGGATCACTTATATACATGTGTATCACTATCTTTATAATCTTGTTATAGAACAAGAtggcgtaaaaaaaaaactataagacCCTAAATTTGTATAAAGACAGCGAAGACATTAAATTCGTAAAATGTGgaatttctattaaaaaaacaaaaaatccacCTTGTCCCTTGTCATGGCTATCTTAATTTGGTTAAATTGTGTTCTACATAcacaatagtaatttaaaagtttttagtgGAAATACGTAGGTATTTGTGATATGTACCGAGGCTTCAATGTGTTAAAATGTGACAACATTGAAAAAATGCGTTTCAAATATtactgttattttatttgttatatgaaaGTAGAGGTAGGTACCTATGTAAAAATGATttggcgttgttgaaaattgtCCACAATTTTTTGAcaatttcattccatttcacacagataattttaaaatacagcGATCCATTTTGGAGAAATTgatatgtaataaattaaataatttccgAGGTAGATTAATTCAATACGTATATCATATCTAAGTgtatctaaaatatattttgtaaacattagcataatatgtataaacatCTATATGAATTTtcttctatttacaaaataaacatgtaaaaataacagtttacaAGTTGCTTTATATGTGATCCCTGtgttcaattatgaaaaatataacaTCGCTCATAGATTatcattgtgattttttttacagaatTGTTGTTGGTTATTCTTAGAAGATTTCGATATCACTAACGTAGtactataaaacaaaatagatGACTTTCAGGTGGCTACTGCAAATAGTTTTGTTTCATATGATATTTATCGGGATTTATAcaatttttagtatttaattattttcagttctcaaaataacttaataatataatttacgaaTTCTGTTGTATATACGACACAGATGgcttctttataataatatacgcaCTAGGTACTCTaatgtttacaattttttgttgtaaaagtattttaagaGTAATGTGAAGAATATAAAAAGATACTGATACTTACGGAGGTACAGAACCTCAGGTCGGATTATTGGAATGTCAAAAGCGAGGTCATCGACTATCATAAACTGTTCTTCAGAAACTAAGCTTGAAAAAGGTTATGTCTTAACGCTCAGAGAACACCGTGTAGAAGATTACATTATAGGATTTGATTTTACGAGGTGCACAATGGGAAACGTCTTGTACTTGAAGTAAGAGAGATTGAGGTAGACGAgattttttgattattatttgatAGTCTTTGGTGATCACGATTGTCAAAGTTTGAGGGAGGTACCATCTCGCACAATTGCTTAGGGCAATTCCTATGAAACATGCTAATAAAAGTAGACCTAAAAGCCGTAAATGAGTTACAAATCCACTCAAAAAACTAGGATCCCAAATAATTCGAAAACCACATTTTTGTAGtaataatttgttgtttttattcggAAGCCCGGCTTTGAGGTGAGACCATTACGCACCCCATGCGAGCTCTCACTCAGTATTTTTGAGTTTTATCTTTAACGAAAATCTTTTGTAACGAGAGAATTTCCGTCGTGTCACAAACACCGCAGCTTTTCAAAATCAATTTCCGTTTTAGCTTCCTTCCGTTCCGTTTTAGCTTTCTAcgcaaatttaatttcatatctgaacgttataataacaaaattattcgtACGCCttgaattaaacaaataataattttattttacagttatattacttttttaaatcaaagATAATATTTGCGGTTTTGTCGTTCTAAACTTCCTTCATTTTGTGTACGAAATGGTCATTCAAATATTCGTAATATCCGTTATTTGATCACTAAATTAGCTTAGCGACTAATAGACAAACCTGTAATCGCAAAAATTAGACGAACggttatgtatattatgtattggTGCATATGATATGTCATTATTTTACATACAAATGGAGCTGATGAGCTGAAAAAGGTTTGCAGTTTTATATACGGTACCGACATTTCATGTGTAccaacataatattattgtttgctATCTGCTAATGATTAGGCgctctaattttaaattaaagtaattCTTTGTTGGAAGTTTGATAAATTAGAAGAAGTTTATGGGAATGTTTTTTTCAGATATatcactaaaaaataatttagttctGTTATAACGATCCGGCTTCAGCAAGCCGTTTAGTAAACGTCTGCTCCAATCTCTTGGAGTCGCGATCTAGCGAAGTCGTCCTCCAGACTAGACTTTGTCTTCGGGCTGCAGAGGTAGACTAGCGCCTTCTTGTCTTCTCCCCTCTTTAGCGGCGGCAGCAAGGGCTCTTTTATGTCTCTTCTTAGTTCTCTCTTTGTGGACAAATAGTCTTAGATAATGACACGGGAATACTACGCATTCTCCGTCCGGTTCCTCGGCGTCAATGTAGACTCCTCGGACGAGGATTGAATTGGAACAGTTCAATAAGACGAGAAGGCAGAAACTGACGATATGTGTGCACCAGTTGCTGAATTTCGGCCAATCtgttaaaaatcaaataaattttcaaaatatatttcaattttattttatttaaattattttcttaactTGACTAGCTGTCACCCGCGGCTTTGCCTGCGTGTTCAAGGAATAGTGTCGATAATTTTTTCTATAGTGTCACGGAATACACCTAAACACAATAAAACAGTAAGTATCCcgttggaatgtttttttttttttttcggaattaAAAGTAGCCTAAATCACTTTTCTGAaccaaaactataataaaaaaaatacatgtcaaTTGCCGTTGTTTCATTTCGACCTGAAAGATGGACAAACAAatacactttcacatttataatatgatgTTAAGCATGGATTTTGGGTAGTTAGTGTAAACGAGGAATTGGgtaagaataataattttgaattgctttttttttacctaagctgagagccttgagaggctatttcagcgtaaccttaactagtaggtgagctcacggggctcaagcctgacgacgttgctaacacgaaccctagcaagagccgtgcttcgcagaatctaccaccggatcagaaacgcgacccattgagaagatccagaCTTAgggtctgagggttaatttacttaagGACGATGACCGGATATTTAATTTGCCTATACTTTACTATGCATAAATACGAACCAGGGAAGAAATAAACATTGAGCAAGCCCCACACTCCTCGCCAGACGTTGACCGTCGCGAAAAACGACACGAGATGGTATACGTCGGCCAGGAGGAGTCTCGGCGCGCCTCGGAGACGTGCTGCAGCCCAACACATCGGGACTTGAAGAGAGAACGTCATAATAACCAGCGCGTAACCTAGtgcctgaaaaaaaaacagtcattaATCTTAGCTttatggtatggacatgtgatgagacgaaatgaaaatgaggttggtaagagagtgctaactatgaatgtggaaggatatagaggaagaggtagaactaagaagaaattgatggattgcgcgaaagacgatatgggtaagacagaaatgagcgaagaaatggtatatgatagaagagtatggaaagagaaaacatgttgcgccgaccccaggtgaccgggagaagggcaggataatgagtGAATGAATGAATCTTAGCTTTAAGCAGCCACTATGTTCCATCTTATACTGAACGGGTGCCCATAGAATACAACTTGAATAAtgacggtaggtaccacctatttgcctatttctgccgtgaagcagtaatgcgtttcggtttgaagggcggggcagccgttgcaactatacttgagaccttagaacttatatctcaaggtgggtggcgtatttaccttgtagatgtctatgagttccagtaaccacttaacatcaggtgggctgtgagatcgtccacccatccgagcaagaaaaaaatatatgatacactgcataaataatttttaaatatagcatGCCTTGATTATCTCAGAATTTGAACTCTAATTAATGACtacttcacggccgaaataggtaagattttttcaatgggtcgcgattcctacccggtggtagattctgtgaagcacagCTCTAGCTAGGCCTAGTGCCAGcagattctctcaggttgagtccgtgagctcacccctCAGTCTGAACGTAGTTAGAgtaaccccttaggctaccagcgaataagtagggaaataaaaaaccttgtgaaaccttcaaaaattaaaatacaattatcctaaatatctaagtatatgtaaaattttgtcattagtaaataattgtaaatcatcttttatagtatgagatagcgccctctgtgaattaatttttaacttcacgtataatcctaaattaaaattcactacaagaggtttcatacacacgctagtattaaaaaaatcttatagatggcgctgtattaaaaaagcACTACACTGaaaacgtctaatgtgttctatctcattctctcgccggctgaattctatacatttatgtgtttgtgtctctatggacttaatttttcgtttcatcgagtttgaaatcacaacgattctaaagaagtttcacttcaaaaagaattCATCAACTGATTTCGATACGTTTTCGTCCAATATTCTTCGTGTCTATAAACACTAGTACTGTTATCTGTACAGTGCGAAAATACCAATATCCATTTTGTATACTTCAGACGAGCTTACTGCTAACAACTTAAGgatgtaaaaaaatttcaacgattataagtatatactcgtaatattattttgttataacaTAAACAATTAGTTCACAATAGACGTAATGTAGACATTTCGATTGTCTTTATACTTCCCTTATCATGTTTGTGacgtttatttataaactactGCATTATTCAGATAATCGACGCTTTCAAAATTATCTAGTGTCACTACACATACTATTGTACGTCTCTGTCATTATTTGTACGAGTAATAGCAAACGTTCGCCTCTTTCTCTTACTATTTCCAGATCTCTCATTTCGAAAAGCAGCTGTTAAATTAATAGCACAAGTTTAAGCGCTTaatgtgcttttttttatttattgcttagatggttggacgagctcacagcccacc is a window from the Bombyx mori chromosome 12, ASM3026992v2 genome containing:
- the LOC101735338 gene encoding acylphosphatase-2; the protein is MGGEDPNTLATVEFEVYGQVQGCYFPKYCKELAQQLGIGGWVKNTKKGTIVGKLQGTKAQLDHMINWLSTTGSPGCKIEKCDLTNWEYVARIAYTDFSIRF